The following proteins are co-located in the Sporolactobacillus pectinivorans genome:
- a CDS encoding ABC transporter permease — protein MNQLWLVAKNAYLKRLKSFSFWALVIGPLLVPIISIGISYLNGSHATPKLAVVNEPALVQALKQEKSIDATISEVPSKSEAQKQLNNHDIDAFLTFDNSTEKFQLTATSKTAGKFDEPSVRTALTQLLIVKRAAQVHLTSAEATALLQPAQLSMVTQNAGGKTLNTTQIGANSRLAIFTVIVIFIFLTLYTGVISQEIANEKSNRIMEILLAVTSSRVQYYGKTLGVMLLALTHIAIYAVSGTALYFGFKDNSVVKQVTSMVAGLNVGFLVYIALMTFIAVVGFLLLASIISSLINDQSQAQQATQPVVFLSAIGYIASFALTANPSNVVLQVISFIPFLSPTMMPTRFANQAVGAGGAWIALLLQVIAVGLVAYFGERVYSRNVLSYSEGNLIRQLFRNIRGERRGSTVIASTLETKSGGLKASNGGGRQSLNKRFGIRKRLIIAGIIIVVLIRLFLKK, from the coding sequence ATGAATCAACTCTGGCTTGTAGCCAAAAACGCTTATCTGAAGCGGCTGAAGTCCTTTAGCTTTTGGGCGCTGGTTATTGGACCGCTCCTTGTGCCTATTATCTCCATCGGAATCTCCTATCTGAACGGCAGTCACGCCACTCCGAAGCTCGCTGTGGTGAATGAACCGGCTCTCGTTCAAGCGCTGAAGCAGGAGAAGTCGATTGATGCGACGATTTCTGAGGTGCCGAGCAAATCTGAGGCGCAAAAGCAACTGAATAATCATGATATTGATGCTTTTCTTACCTTTGATAACAGTACGGAGAAGTTTCAACTGACGGCGACTTCAAAGACGGCTGGGAAATTCGATGAACCGAGTGTTCGGACGGCACTGACGCAGCTCTTGATTGTGAAGCGTGCAGCGCAGGTGCATCTGACGAGTGCAGAAGCCACAGCCCTCTTGCAGCCCGCTCAGCTCTCGATGGTCACTCAAAATGCTGGTGGCAAAACGCTTAACACAACACAGATTGGGGCTAATAGCCGCCTTGCGATTTTCACAGTCATTGTCATCTTTATTTTCCTGACTCTCTACACGGGCGTCATTTCGCAGGAAATCGCGAATGAGAAGTCGAATCGCATCATGGAAATACTGCTCGCCGTGACTTCGAGCCGCGTGCAGTATTATGGTAAGACACTTGGCGTGATGCTGCTTGCGCTTACGCATATCGCAATTTACGCGGTCAGTGGAACGGCTCTATACTTTGGTTTTAAAGACAATAGCGTCGTTAAGCAGGTGACCTCGATGGTGGCGGGGCTGAACGTAGGCTTTCTCGTTTATATTGCCTTGATGACCTTTATCGCGGTAGTGGGCTTCCTGCTTCTTGCGTCCATCATTTCCTCCCTCATCAACGACCAGAGTCAAGCTCAGCAAGCCACGCAGCCTGTGGTCTTTTTAAGCGCGATTGGCTATATTGCGAGTTTCGCGCTGACCGCGAATCCGAGCAATGTTGTGTTACAAGTAATATCCTTTATTCCCTTTCTTTCACCGACCATGATGCCGACGCGCTTCGCGAATCAGGCTGTGGGAGCGGGCGGGGCTTGGATAGCGCTTTTGCTGCAGGTCATCGCTGTGGGCTTGGTCGCCTACTTCGGTGAACGCGTTTATTCGCGAAATGTTCTGTCGTATAGCGAAGGCAACCTTATTCGGCAGCTTTTCCGCAATATTCGCGGGGAACGACGCGGTTCAACTGTTATAGCCTCAACGCTCGAGACGAAAAGCGGCGGTCTCAAAGCGAGCAATGGCGGTGGACGCCAGAGCCTCAATAAGCGATTTGGTATACGCAAACGGTTGATAATTGCAGGAATCATCATCGTGGTTTTAATCCGCCTGTTTCTGAAAAAATAG
- the istA gene encoding IS21 family transposase: MIDMALYDRIKIMKEVEGLSQREIARNLGISRNTVSKYLKQKEPPTLAVRQRSYGKKEYSEETQRILPVIDQWLLEDQKHWVKQKHTAARVYQRLVEEYNFKGSASNIRKLVARRRQKQKEVFIPLEFQLGLQFQFDWGEADIILSGRTQRIFLFCLQLSSSRLRFVRAYAHQKQEAFLDGFVHAFEFLGGVPVEGLLDNLKTAVEKILEGRHRLEQEAFIALQAHYGFKATFANPRRGNEKGRIEGTVGYVRRNTLVPFPDVQSLDELNDYLLEWCQKEAEHVRVPHTDETVAQVWAREKLTLHPLPETPFEACQLVSCQVNQLSLIHVETNQYSVPCVYVGQAVWVKKFVDHLVIVAQNQVIAEYPRSYERNQLFTRLDHYLEALLKKPRAIRDALPFQSPQIPEVFRQFHRKMREAEGAAGDRKFIRLLLLHRDLGMATLTEALTEAERRQNFTYEAVYEIIQQVTGNVTRLAGQTSEALQGYKVKVTDISQYRQLVRG; encoded by the coding sequence ATGATCGATATGGCTCTCTATGATCGTATCAAAATTATGAAGGAGGTTGAAGGCCTTTCTCAACGTGAGATTGCGAGAAATTTAGGGATTTCAAGAAATACGGTGAGTAAATATCTCAAACAGAAGGAGCCTCCGACCCTTGCGGTTCGGCAACGTTCGTACGGGAAGAAAGAATACTCAGAGGAAACTCAACGCATTCTGCCCGTCATCGATCAGTGGCTCCTTGAGGATCAAAAACACTGGGTCAAACAGAAACATACGGCGGCGAGAGTTTATCAACGATTGGTCGAAGAATACAACTTCAAAGGATCTGCCTCTAACATTCGTAAACTCGTTGCTCGGAGAAGGCAAAAACAGAAGGAGGTGTTCATCCCCCTTGAGTTTCAATTGGGCCTTCAATTCCAGTTCGACTGGGGTGAGGCGGATATCATCCTGAGCGGGCGGACGCAGAGAATCTTTTTGTTTTGTCTCCAGCTCTCATCTAGCCGTTTACGTTTTGTCCGAGCCTATGCCCATCAGAAACAGGAGGCTTTTTTGGATGGCTTTGTACACGCTTTTGAATTTCTGGGAGGTGTGCCGGTCGAAGGCCTCTTGGACAATTTGAAAACAGCCGTAGAGAAAATTCTGGAGGGCCGGCATCGCCTGGAACAGGAAGCGTTTATCGCGCTCCAGGCGCATTACGGATTCAAAGCCACATTCGCCAATCCCCGAAGGGGAAATGAAAAAGGCCGGATTGAAGGAACGGTCGGTTATGTCCGGCGTAACACACTCGTTCCTTTTCCAGACGTACAGTCCCTGGATGAGCTGAATGACTACCTTCTGGAGTGGTGCCAGAAAGAAGCGGAACACGTCCGTGTTCCGCATACCGATGAAACGGTGGCCCAGGTTTGGGCCAGGGAAAAGCTGACGCTCCATCCCCTACCGGAAACACCGTTTGAAGCCTGCCAACTGGTGTCCTGTCAGGTCAATCAGCTCTCCTTAATTCATGTGGAAACGAATCAGTATTCCGTTCCTTGCGTTTATGTGGGACAGGCCGTCTGGGTCAAGAAGTTCGTGGATCATCTGGTCATTGTGGCTCAGAATCAAGTGATCGCGGAGTATCCTCGTTCTTACGAACGAAATCAGCTGTTCACCCGTCTGGATCACTATCTGGAGGCGCTTCTGAAAAAACCGCGTGCCATCCGAGATGCGCTCCCCTTTCAGAGTCCGCAGATCCCTGAAGTTTTCCGGCAATTTCACCGCAAAATGCGTGAGGCTGAAGGCGCAGCTGGAGACCGCAAATTTATTCGACTTCTACTCCTTCACCGGGACTTGGGTATGGCCACATTGACCGAGGCACTGACCGAAGCGGAACGAAGGCAGAACTTCACGTACGAAGCGGTTTATGAAATCATTCAACAGGTGACCGGCAATGTGACTCGCCTGGCTGGCCAAACTTCGGAAGCCCTGCAGGGCTACAAGGTGAAAGTGACCGATATTAGTCAATACCGACAACTGGTAAGGGGGTGA